In Chanodichthys erythropterus isolate Z2021 chromosome 20, ASM2448905v1, whole genome shotgun sequence, the genomic stretch AATTACAGAATGTTGACTTAAGGTGTGTAATGTCTATAAATCTTTCTACAAATCTCTCTCCTCTGCACAGCGTGAGTGCATCTCTGTCCACGTTGGTCAAGCTGGAGTCCAGATTGGCAATGCCTGCTGGGAACTCTATTGTCTTGAGCATGGCATCCAGCCGGACGGGCAGATGCCCAGTGACAAGACCGTCGGAAGAGGTGATGACTCCTTCAACACCTTCTTCAGTGAGACAGGAGCTGGAAAGCACGTCCCCAGGGCTGTGTTTGTAGACCTGGAGCCCACTGTCATTGGTATGAAGAATgagaatgtatttatttgttataatattCTCTACCATTATGTTTAGTTCACTAAACATTTACTCATGACCTGTCTGTCCAGATGAGGTGCGCACTGGGACATACCGTCAGCTGTTCCACCCTGAGCAGCTCATCACAGGAAAGGAAGATGCTGCCAATAACTACGCTCGTGGACACTACACTATTGGCAAAGAGCTCATTGATCTTGTTTTGGACAGAATTCGCAAACTGGTGAGTCGTTAATTAAATTACAATGCCTTTGAAGTTAATTGGTGTTAAATTatgcttaattaaaataatacttaATTGTCTTTTTAACATGAATCATGTCTTTCAGGCTGACCAGTGCACAGGCCTCCAGGGTTTCCTGGTGTTCCACAGCTTTGGTGGTGGAACCGGTTCTGGCTTCACCTCTTTGCTGATGGAGCGTCTGTCTGTGGACTATGGCAAGAAGTCCAAACTGGAGTTCTCCATCTACCCAGCTCCTCAGGTCTCCACCGCTGTGGTAGAGCCTTACAACTCCATCCTGACCACCCACACCACCCTAGAGCACTCTGACTGTGCCTTCATGGTAGACAATGAGGCCATTTATGATATCTGCCGTAGGAACCTCGACATTGAGCGTCCTTCTTACACCAACCTCAACAGGTTGATCAGTCAGATTGTGTCCTCCATCACAGCCTCCCTCAGGTTTGATGGAGCCCTCAATGTCGATCTCACTGAGTTCCAGACCAACTTGGTGCCCTATCCTCGTATCCACTTCCCACTGGCTACCTATGCCCCAGTGATCTCTGCAGAGAAGGCTTACCATGAGCAGCTTTCTGTGTCTGAGATCACTAATGCTTGCTTCGAGCCAGCCAATCAGATGGTGAAATGCGACCCACGTCACGGCAAGTACATGGCTTGCTGCCTGCTGTACCGTGGTGATGTTGTACCCAAAGATGTGAACGCTGCAATCGCCACCATCAAGACCAAGCGCACCATCCAGTTTGTGGACTGGTGTCCCACTGGTTTCAAGGTTGGCATCAACTACCAGCCTCCCACTGTGGTTCCAGGTGGTGATCTGGCTAAAGTGCAGAGGGCCGTGTGCATGCTGAGCAACACCACAGCTATTGCTGAGGCCTGGGCTCGTCTCGATCATAAGTTTGATCTGATGTACGCCAAGCGTGCCTTTGTGCACTGGTATGTGGGTGAGGGTATGGAGGAGGGCGAGTTCTCAGAAGCCAGAGAGGACATGGCTGCCCTGGAGAAAGATTACGAGGAGGTTGGAGCTGAGAGTGTGGAGGGAGAAGATGAGGGAGAAGAATATTAGAAATGCTTTTCACTTCTACTGCCTGTCCTGTTTCTTGTCCATTGTCATTTCTGTGTTCTTTTTCCTCACTTTCCAGCTGTCAACTGGCTAAAAGGTCAATCTTGCATATTATGCTCTAGAAAGAAATAAAAGGTTGTAATGATTACATGTTCTCCTGTTTTTATTCCTTTTGTGACGACCCTATACTTTATCGCCATCTtggcactgttttttttttttttttttttttcaagctgtTTTTATCATATAGTACAGGGGTGGCGAACTGGTGGcggtcctggagagccacagtcCGGTATAGCTCAGCTCCAACCATAATTtaaaaactcacctgcctgtagcttTCTACCCTGCGTTCCactcggaagggctcatccctatgccctaatcccttcaaagggtctaccctccggagtgagagcttcgaaggggtgtaggggtaaaaaaaatttttttggaaTGCACTTCAACgccatcttaacgagacaatcgaGGAGGCGCCTTCGTCTTTTTTCCCATGGTGTAATTTGTATTAACAAGCATTAATTTACTGTGGTAACATAAGCTACTGCTGGTCTTAcgttgaatataatgtatattgaatttgaaacatttgaatggactgataaaaggagctgtaaaatatttttgttgaattaCAATGTCGTTTTGCTTAttataatgtaccaaatctaactcgtataaatattacagtattatacaaaaatactatacatttattggtaaaatcgaactcctaacctcctgtacattctgtgacgtcaaacaacttcccctctgcaaaggatcatgggggcctgaagtgtccatcagttgtacccttcgaaatccttcattccgaagggccctttttGAAGTGGCCaattttgagcacttcggtttggaacaacccttcaatatggcggccatgattgtttCACTCCGAAGTGTCCTTTGAAGGGCGATATCTCTCGTTTGGAACGTACCGCTAGTAACCCttcagaccttgattagcttgttcaggtgtgtttaattagggtagATGCAAAACCCTGCAGGACTTTGGCTCTCCAGGACTGGGGTTTACCACCCCTGATATAGTATGTCTCTAAATTTATCTTCATGTTTGTTGCATTGATTTGATTGTAGCTAAATTTAACACCACAGGCTTTCTTTTAATACATCGTCATacagtaatatgtttaataGTCATTTTGAATAGTGAATACTCATTTACAGCAATGTAATTTTGAGTGTAGCATGATCTGTCTGCTTTTTGAATGCAGAGGGCAGTATTGCTGTACAAATGGCAGTTCTAGTGTGTTGAACAGTGCAGCAGagtaattaaaaatgaactgaCCTATCTTTCTTGTCAGTTTTCTATTGCCTCTGGCAAATGCTTAAGTGTTGACGACTTGCCACTTTATTGGAGTGAAATATACTTTACATGTACCAGAGTAAATGGTCTTAGAAGAGGCCCGTCAACCACCCTAATCTAAAATTGGGCCTGGCATTCAGACTCTGTCAGGGGAGAATATGTCAAGCTGGTGGACAGGTGgagtttaaatatatattctttGTTCCCACTTGCCTCTTCTTAGATGAGAAGATTTAGCATCAATAGAAATTTTGTGGTAATGAGTTGTCAAACTTCAGATAATGATGAATATGCAGTGGAACAGAATGCTAAGGTCCAACACTGAAAAGTAAAGAGAATGACAGTTGGGCaattgaaaaacatttatttgaatagtgtggtgatttttcttttattgtaattactcaatTGTGAGTGCTGAGACACAAGAAACTTAAGTGGAGAAGAGGGAGATTTGCAGGAACTTTCAAAAAGAGAAAACCTCAAGTAATGAAATGTATCATAACCATGCTGAATACTATTTCTTTAACTATTAactaaatgtaatgcatttacAAGTCATGTTACAGAAACCATCTTGTGCAACTTGTATTTGTACAGCTTGATCTACAATTCTCTTTGCGAATACAGCATCTATTCTCAGCAGATACTTTAAACATTTAAGGCTGcaaactagtgaaaaacaaactaaaatgtcTAGTGATTTTAAAGCTGTAATGAACAAGGGATAAAATCTATTCTATGTATGACTATTTATAACACCCCtttatttaatcaataaataacattttggaCATTTAACAATATTTCCAATAAGACCTTTACAAATTTGAGGTAACATTTATAATCTATGAGGGGTAAATTGAGAATCTCTGATACTGCATTagataaaatcattaaatgtgcatttttctGATAATgtacataatttagaaatgtacaaaaacactcaaatgtccaaacatgcataaaagatttgggacattttcacttagtttGTTGCACAACCTGGTTTTGACATTCTCAAATCTCTTGCATACTGTTTTATGTCTAATACAGGCAGAAAAATTGCTGAAGAACCATCACAAATTCACAGTACAACAGTTAGTAagccacaacattttttttttttttttctggttccATTCAGTAAATAGTGATATTTTTAGATTCTTGTTTAAAATCTCAACTTTTGTAGGTCCTCTCTATAGGGATGATAAAGCTTAATAATATAAACCTACTTTTATGTTTATAGACCtcattttcatattaaaatgttCTCATAACTCTTTTTATACCAATTGTGTATTTTGTGGAGACGTTAAGACATTGAATGTGCATACAGCATCTGAGATTGTGATGCATGATGCTACCTGGTGTTAAAGCATAAGTGCACTGGTGGATTTTATGTGTGTTCTAGCCattgtaaagaaaaaaacaggATTGACCCATTTCGTAATGTCATAACTATTTGTTTATTCTCCAAAGATGAATATTATGTGCTAAATGACATGTTCTGCTCTATAGGATATGTGACATGATTGTGAATGT encodes the following:
- the LOC137009846 gene encoding tubulin alpha-1C chain encodes the protein MRECISVHVGQAGVQIGNACWELYCLEHGIQPDGQMPSDKTVGRGDDSFNTFFSETGAGKHVPRAVFVDLEPTVIDEVRTGTYRQLFHPEQLITGKEDAANNYARGHYTIGKELIDLVLDRIRKLADQCTGLQGFLVFHSFGGGTGSGFTSLLMERLSVDYGKKSKLEFSIYPAPQVSTAVVEPYNSILTTHTTLEHSDCAFMVDNEAIYDICRRNLDIERPSYTNLNRLISQIVSSITASLRFDGALNVDLTEFQTNLVPYPRIHFPLATYAPVISAEKAYHEQLSVSEITNACFEPANQMVKCDPRHGKYMACCLLYRGDVVPKDVNAAIATIKTKRTIQFVDWCPTGFKVGINYQPPTVVPGGDLAKVQRAVCMLSNTTAIAEAWARLDHKFDLMYAKRAFVHWYVGEGMEEGEFSEAREDMAALEKDYEEVGAESVEGEDEGEEY